Sequence from the Salinicoccus sp. Bachu38 genome:
AACTTCTCTGTGCCGCTCTTCCGTTCCTGCGCATCCTCCACCAGTTCGATGATCTTGGAGAAGGTCGTATCCTCCCCGACTTTCGTTGCTGTCAGTTCAATATAGCCGCTGTCCAGCACGCTGCCGCTGAAGACGTCCGCTTCCTCAGTCTTGAACCGCAGGTTGGATTCCCCTGTGATGGCGGCTTCGTTGATGTGGGCCTGGCCGCTCAGGATCGTGCCATCGACCGGCACTTTGCCGCCCGGCCTCACGATGACATGGTCGCCCGCTTCCACTTCGTCCACATCCAGTTCCATCTCTTCGTCATCCCGTATGACCGTTGCCGTTGCCGGTGCCATATCCACGAGGGACTGGATGGAACTCCGCGTCTTATTCAGTGTCCGCTTCTCGAGGTATGCCCCGAACAGGAACAGGAATGTGACAATGGCTGCTTCCGTGTATTCCTGGATGAACATCGCCCCGATGACTGCGATGGTGATGAGGAGTTCGATGCTGAAGCTCTTCATTGTCAGTGCCATCCATGCCTTGTTGATGATTGGACCGATTGCGGTGATTGTTGCAACGATGAAAGTGATGTTTGTGACTTCACTGTAGCCAAGTATTCTGGCCAGTATGCCGATTGAGATCAATGCGCCTGAAATGTACATCAATTGATTTAGATGCCTATTGAACCACTTGCTCATAAGTGCCACCTCTTCCTTTATTTTTAAATCCGTGCTTCTTGTTACTTATAATTATAGAGTCAGCACGCGATTTAAAAATTGACGCCGGTCAAGTATTGGAAGCAAGTGAAAGATTATTCGCTCAGACGGGTTACAGCATACATATGAATGAAAAAAAACAGCCATTATATATAATGGCTGACCCTTGAGGTGGAAGCTTCTAATCAGAAGTTCCCTCATTCCCCTCTTCTCCGTTTCCTGCCTGTTCCAGCGCTTCTGCGACCTTATCCTCCTCCACCTTGAAGTCATGATCTTCCGGTGGTCTCGGTTCCCCAGTTTCGGCAATATGCTTGATATTTTCGACCTGGAACTGCCATCCTGTGAAATCCTGGGTCACGGGCCCGAACGCATAAGGCAACCTCTCTTCGAATATGAGCTCTGTATAATAGCCGGAAGACTTCAGCCGCATGTCCACTTCTCCGATATCCCACGTGAATCTGATGTGCTCCGGTTCTTCATGGACCAGCACATCCATCTCCTCATACTTTTCGTCTCCCAGATCGAACAGCAGCTGGTGTTCATCTCCAGTCTTTCTGAAGGACAGCTGTGGGAACCATTGCCTGATGCCTTCTGTCGTCCCGATGTAGTTGAAAATCCGCTCTTTCGTCGCATCGATTTCCGTCCGGATCGTCTGGTAAGCGTTGTTCTCATCTTTTTGATAGAAGATTTCCATATTTCAACCCACTTTCAAATGGTATACTTACACCTTCACCTATACCCTATCAAAAGGATATTAAAGAACTCCATATCACCTTGTTGCCCTACCGTCTGAAGCCGCCTTCACTGTTGATCACCTGTCCTGTAATCCATGCCCCTTCCCTACTGTGGAGGAACAGGAGAAGGTTGGCGACATCGGATGGTGTGCCCCACCGTTTTGCATTGAAGCGGTTTTCAATCTCCCGGTAGAGTTCCGGATCTTCAATGTAGCCCGTATCCGTTGGACCCGGATTCACAGCGTTGACACGGACATCCATCCTGCCCAGAATGTGGGCGGCCTGCACCGCCAGATTGGCAACTGCCGCCTTCGATACTGCATAGGGAATTTCATTTGTCATCGGGCCCATTCCCTGACCGGAGGTGAACAGGGTGATGCACCCTGCAGTGTCTTCGAAGTGCTTCCGGAACGCCTGGATCAGCAGCATGCTCGCAGTGACATTCGTCAGCAGATGGCTGTTGATCTCTTCGAATGTCCAATCTTCCATTTCGCACTCTGTACTGTATGCATGACAGAGGATCATATGGCTGACCGGTTCATACTTCGAGAGTTCAGCAAGCAGCTTTTCCACCCCTTCTTTTGTAGAGAGGTCCGAATCCCTAAGCCTTATGACCTTTTCCATGGGGTTCTTTTCGCCTGCATCCCCATAGCCGATGGCTTCATCATATTTTCCGGATCCATGCGCGTAGACCGCGTATCCCGACTCTGAAAACCTCCGTGCCAATTCGCTTCCGATGCCGCCCGGCCTGCTGACGCCGGTGATCAATATTCTCTTATACATGGACGTTTCCTCCTGTCTGCTAGACTCATCACCATTTATAATTATTAAATCAGCAACAGTTACAGTAGAGCTTATAGAGCCACTATAAGTTATCTCAGGCAGAATATAAATCGTTTTCCTCAACTGTCTAAAAAAGAAAGCCTGACTAATCTCTTCAGATAGTCAGGCTTTACTCATTCTCTTGCCAACCCCAAATTGGCAATGATTTCCCTTTCTTGCATCTCATTTATAGTATCTACTCGCCCGCTGATGAAGAAAGCATCAACCAATACCCAAATCCCTGTTACAAATAAAGATAAACCAAGTGTTAATAGTCCGCCGATTATAGTTGCTGCCGCCAGAGCTATGCCATAACCAATATCTCCCATGTAAAATCTATGACCTCCAAAACCGCCCAAGAAGAACCATAAAATAAATGCTATACCCTTACTTTTCTGTGATTTATCCATCTCACTACTAAGTATAGTTAGATCTTTTGTACTCATTTCCCTCTTTATATGTAAATTTGACATACCGTTTACCCCCTTCTAATAAATTAGTAACTTTTACAAAGTATACCATAAATGTATATTGTAAAATATAACTATTTATGTGGGTATTATAGAATTTAGTTTGAGCTTTACTCATGAGCAGTTCAAGTTATAGCACCTCTTTATAAATTATCAATTCATGAAAAACTCCCTTTGAAAGTTAAGACTTATAAAAGTGCAGACTTTCAAGGGAGCTTACAATTTCCATTTACTTGTTATTGATCAGCCTCTTTTGGCCATTTCGAATTCGCGTCTCATGTCCGCAGTCGGTGCTGAACCGACTTTGGAGAACATTACGATTGCGAGAGATGAGAATAGGAATCCTGGTATCAGTTCATACAGTTCGAAAGGAATGATGCCACCATCTGTCAGCATGCTCCAAAGTATGACAGTGATGCCTCCTGTGAGGATTCCGGCAAGCACGCCGTTCTTCGTCGTATCTTTCCAGAACAGCGAGAACAGCAATGCCGGACCGAATGCGGCGCCGAAGCCTGCCCATGCATATCCGACCAGACCGAGTACTGAAGAGTTGGGATCCAGCCCTACAAGGGTCGCAAAAGTGATGACAAGCAGGATGGACCCGCGGATGATCCAGAACAGTTCCTTTTCGTTGGCATTCTTCCTGAACAGTCCTTTGTATAGGTCCTCGGTCAGGCTTGTGGCTGAAACGAGCAGCTGGGTGCTGACTGTGCTCATTACAGCAGCAAGCAGCGCTACCAGCAGGATGCTGGCGATGATCGGATGGAAGAGCGTATGGGTCAACTGGATGAAGACCGACTCGGGGTTGTCCAGGCGGTTGGAGCCGAAGTACGCGGTACCGACGACGCCGATCAGAACGGCTCCATACATCGCAATGACATTCCAGCTCGTATAGACGGCTCTGCCGAGCGTGATATCTCTGGAAGAGTTGAAAGCCATGAATCTGAGTATGACATGGGGCTGGCCGAAGTACCCCAGTATGCCCCAGAAGAGTGCCGAGATGATGCCTAGCTGGGTAATGCCCGAGAAGGCATTCAGCCGGTCAGGTGAAACCTGGTCCACCCCGCTGATGACATTATCCCAGCCACCCAGTGCGAAAAATGTCACGGCAGGTACCAGGACGACGGCAACGAGCATGATGATCCCCTGCACGAAGTCCGTCCATGTGACGGCAAAGAACCCGCCTGTTGATGTATATATAAGGACGACTGCCGCAATCAGCAGCACCCCGATTGTATAGGAAACGCCGAATGTCTGCTCGAATAGAAGACCGCCGGCGACAAGTCCGGAAGATACATAGAATGTGAAAAATCCGATGATGAAAATTGCAGATACGACCTTGATGATTTTGGAAGTATCCCGTGTCCGGTTGGCCAGAAATTCCGGCAGTGTCTGTGCGTCACCGGATACGATCGTGTATTTTCTGACCTTGTTCCCGACATACTTCCAGTTCAGATAGAACCCGATGGTAAGTCCGATCGCCATCCAGAGGCCCCCGGAGAGTCCTGTGGCATATACTGCGCCGGGAAATGCCAGGAGCAGCCATCCGCTCATGTCCGAAGCGCCGGTGCTGATGCCCCCAACAACAGGGCCGAGCTCACGCCCGCCCAGTACATAATCGGAAAAATCATTACTTTTCTTATAGGCCAGATAACCGACCATCAGCATAAATATGAAATACAGCGAAAATGCTGTGAGTGAAATATAATCCATGTTTCAGTGCATGCTCCTTACCCTATTGATTTAGTTCAGCGAATGCTTCATACCCTTTTCGTGTCTCCGGGTCTCGCCCGACGATTGTTTCACAACGTCTAGTATTGATAGCAGCAGAAGCATGGGCATTGGAATAAGCACAAGTAAAATAGTAAGTGTCTCTGTCATCTAATCACCCTCCTTCAAATTATCATTCAGCCTCACTGGGCTGGTTTTTTACTCTACAGTAAAACAATCTAACACTAAAATGGACCGTTGTAAACCTTATTTTATGAAAAAACGGACCACATGGACCATTTTATGTTTAACAATCATCCATCCTCTGTTATAGTAGTCATGAAGTATTATATACATTTCGGGGTGAACTTATGGGCAACGACAACATATTGAACTATCTGATTGAAAACAAGGACAGGATGACGAAGAAGCACCGGTATCTGGTCGACTATATACTTAAAAACCATCAGGACGTCACTCTGATGAGTGCAGCCGAGCTATCGAAACAGGTAGGGGTCGGCAAGACGACCGTCCTCAGGTTCATCCATGAACTGGGGTTCGATTCCTTCTATGCTTTAAAAAAGGAACTGCTGAAACTTCAAAAGAACTACTCCAACAAATGGGAAAACCTGCAGTCTTCCTACGATAGGGACGATGATGGACGGGTGGTCAATGTTGTCTGGAAGGAACAGCTGCGCCTCCTCGACGATATGATGACACCGCATCTTCTGGAAAACTATGATGCAGCAATTGACCTGATGGCAAAAAGCCGTACCATCAACCTCCTCGGAATGCGTCCATACCGGGCAGCAGCAATTTATATGGAAGCCCTGGTACGGGAGTTCAGTCCGGGTATTCGCCAGCTCAGCCAGGATTCCGAAAGCATCATGGATCAGGTGCTCCATCTCGATTCCGAAGACGTCATCGTCATCTTCGAATATTCCCCCCACCTTGCAAAAAGTGTGGATGTCGCTGAAATTGCCCAGCAAAGGGGGATTCCGGTCATTTTCATTACCGATAACATACTCAGCCCCATCATCAAGTTTTCGGATATCGTCCTCGAGCTCAATTCGAGCCAGCAGTACTTTACACTCATCCCGATGATGGCACTGATTGAAATCATGGTGGTCGAGCTCGGACAGCGGAAGTCTTCCGATTCCGTCGACAACATCAAACAGCTCTCCACCCTCCTCAAGGAAAAGGGGTATATGGTGGAGTGACAGCAATATAAAAAGGCACAGCCTGAAGCTGTGCCTTTTTATGATCCATCCGGAAAATGAACCCTGTTATACTCCCACCCACTCATTATAGAATGGGGAAACTTGGGATGATGCTTTTCTCATAAAATTTTACAAGCAGTGTCTCCTGGCTTAATATTATAGTGCAGGTATACACTGGATTACAGCCGCTTCATGACAGCCGGCATATTATACTGAGGATCGGAAAGGAGGGCCTTTATGAAGACAAGACGCGTTCATACTTATGGCTCCGGTGGCCATTCCATTGAATATTCAATTGCAGGTTCGGGTCAGGAGAGTGTACTTCTGCTCCACGGCGGACATTCCAACTGCTACGAAACCTTCTCCTTCGGTACCCTCGTGGAAAAAGGGTTCACTGTGGTCCTTCCATCTAGGCCGGGATATGGAAAGACCTCCAAAGAGATCGGCGGCTCTTTGGCTGAAGCAGGCGCGCATTATATCGACCTTCTGAATCATCTCGGTATTGAAAAAGTACATGTCCTCGCCGTGTCTGCCGGTGGGCCATCCGGCATCCACCTCGCAGCGAAATATCCCGACAGAGTAGAAACGCTCGTCCTCCAGAGTGCTGTTACCAAAGAGTGGCTGGGGCCAGAGGATGCTCTATACAGGATATCCAGAATAATATTCCATCCCCGTGTTGAAAAGGTCACCTGGAAGTTGCTGTCAACATTCAATAATATCTTTCCCAACTTCGTCTATAGACGGATGCTCCCCTCCTTCAGCACGCTCTCCTATGAAGAGGCAGCCGGCAAAATGTCTGAGGGAGATGTTGAAGCCGTCCGGAAGATGAATGCCAGGCAGTCTTCCGGAGAAGGATTCCTGATCGACCTGTCACAGACGGGACAGATTACCGAGCAGTACTTGCAGGATATCTCCTGCCCTACACTCATCATCCATAGCAGGAATGATGCTTCTGTACCAACTGATCATCCGCTTCATGCACATGAAAATATACCGGACAGCCGTCTGATCATGACAGATTCATGGGGGCATCTGATTTGGCTCGGCAAGCATGCAGAAGAGATCGATGAAGCTGTTGTGAAGTTCCTGAAGCATCCGTCGGAAAGACGGGTATGACCGTCATCGCCGATGCACATCATTTGTTTTCAATAATATGAATTTCATCACTTGGTTTTCACTACCTAAGGCTGTCTCGTCTGCTCTTCAATCCGGCTCATATACTGGAAGGTCATCTTCAAATCCTCATCCTCCACTCTTTCTGCCAGCTGATCAAGCAAATGCTGGTTGATCCGGGCATCGGTCACTTCTCCGAATTCGTCCTGGATTTTTTTGGCCTGTTTCATAATCTTCTTGTGCTTCTTCGAAGTCAGTCCACCGAAGTAGCGGGCGGCATATCTGAGCTTCTTCGCTCGCTTACGGATATCATGCACCGCTTCATAGTCGGCCATGTCGACATTTTCATAATCCTCAGCAAGCTTGCGGCCACGCTTCTTCAGCCGCTTGCCGATATAGGCATCCCAGTCGCCGTCGATTTCAAAGGACAACTCGTGGATGGCGGAATCGACGCTTTCAATCGCCGTCTCCGCAGCACGGATGTTCGTCTTGTTGAAGGTCCGGCGCATCTCCCTGGCGCGTTCCTGATGGAGGTATTTGAACATCTCCGTGTAATGGTCGCTCAAGTCAGGCTGCCGCAGTGCAATGTCACTGCACAGTCCAATCAATACATCCAATTCCCTTAAAGGCCCATATATTTGTGCGAGGCCCTTCAATTCGCGATTGAGCCTGTCATACTCCTCCTCATCGAAAGTATGCTTCAGGAAGTTCAGCAGACTCCGCATTTTTCTCGAACTCACACGCAGGGAATGCGCCGTCTTCGGGTTATATGGGTTGTTCCCGTAATCTGTATGGGATTTATTCAGCTTTTCTGTACGCTTATGCAGTACATTTTGCAGCTCTTTCATTTTTCTCACTCCCTTTCTTTTTCTATACCCCCATCTCCATAGAAATACCTTCATTCGTATGATCTGCATACCACCCCCTCGTCCGGCTGCCGTAATACACCGTTGACGCACATGGAAAATATTGCTACGATTAACTTAATAGTTGTAATATTACAAATTTAAAGGCTGCGTGTTGCACACCCCCTCCACACATAGCAAGGCTCGTGCCTTCGGCAATCCCGATTACATAATATGGACTGCATATCGATCCACGGATATCCGGACCATATTAATAAATTTAAAGGGGTGTAGTGATGAAGCAGTTTCTTGTACGTTCCAGTTTGGTTTCCGGCGTATTTCTGATGATTATCGCCACATTGTCCCAAGGTGTTCTGGCAGCAGACTATGAAGCGGATTATGGTACCGAAAACGACGTTGCAGAAGCGAATGGCGGAATGGTGGTTTCAGCCCATCCGCTTGCTTCCGAAGTGGGTCTGGATATTCTCGAGTCGGATGGCAATGCCATCGATGCAGCAATCGCGATGCAGTTTACATTGAATGTCGTGGAGCCGATGATGTCCGGCATGGGCGGCGGTGGCTTCATGGTCGTCCATGATGGCGCCACAGGGGAAACGACCATCGTCAACAGTCGGGAACGGGCACCGGCCGGTGCCACACCGGATATGTTCCTGGATGAAGATGGGGAGCCGATTCCTTTTGAAGAACGTGTCATGCAGGGTACTTCCGTAGGGGTGCCGGGCACATTGAAGGGTCTGGATACCGCGCACCAGATGTGGGGCACCATGGCCATGCCGCAGCTGGTTGAACCGGCGATCCACCTGGCGAGTGAAGGCTTCCCGATCGATGATGTCCTTGCATTCTCCATTGAGGACAGCCAGGAAAAGCTGATGGAAAGCGCAGCGAGTGAAGTATTCTTCAACGATGGAGAACCGCTTGCCGAAGGGGACACCCTCGTGCAGGAGGACCTTGCCCATACATTGCAGCTGATCAGCGACAACGGCATCGATTACTTCTACAACAGCGAAATTGCCGAGGCTCTGGCGAACACCGTCCAGGAATTCGGCGGTTCGATGGAGAAGGACGACCTGATGCAGTACGATGTGACGGTGGACGATCCGGTTTGGGGTGAATTCAAGGGCTATGACATCGCCACGATGCCGCCACCGAGTTCCGGCGGCGTATTCCTGCTTCAGATGCTCGGCATACTGGATGGTTTCGACCTATCCCAATATG
This genomic interval carries:
- a CDS encoding SDR family oxidoreductase; amino-acid sequence: MYKRILITGVSRPGGIGSELARRFSESGYAVYAHGSGKYDEAIGYGDAGEKNPMEKVIRLRDSDLSTKEGVEKLLAELSKYEPVSHMILCHAYSTECEMEDWTFEEINSHLLTNVTASMLLIQAFRKHFEDTAGCITLFTSGQGMGPMTNEIPYAVSKAAVANLAVQAAHILGRMDVRVNAVNPGPTDTGYIEDPELYREIENRFNAKRWGTPSDVANLLLFLHSREGAWITGQVINSEGGFRR
- a CDS encoding TM2 domain-containing protein, with translation MSNLHIKREMSTKDLTILSSEMDKSQKSKGIAFILWFFLGGFGGHRFYMGDIGYGIALAAATIIGGLLTLGLSLFVTGIWVLVDAFFISGRVDTINEMQEREIIANLGLARE
- the putP gene encoding sodium/proline symporter PutP; this encodes MDYISLTAFSLYFIFMLMVGYLAYKKSNDFSDYVLGGRELGPVVGGISTGASDMSGWLLLAFPGAVYATGLSGGLWMAIGLTIGFYLNWKYVGNKVRKYTIVSGDAQTLPEFLANRTRDTSKIIKVVSAIFIIGFFTFYVSSGLVAGGLLFEQTFGVSYTIGVLLIAAVVLIYTSTGGFFAVTWTDFVQGIIMLVAVVLVPAVTFFALGGWDNVISGVDQVSPDRLNAFSGITQLGIISALFWGILGYFGQPHVILRFMAFNSSRDITLGRAVYTSWNVIAMYGAVLIGVVGTAYFGSNRLDNPESVFIQLTHTLFHPIIASILLVALLAAVMSTVSTQLLVSATSLTEDLYKGLFRKNANEKELFWIIRGSILLVITFATLVGLDPNSSVLGLVGYAWAGFGAAFGPALLFSLFWKDTTKNGVLAGILTGGITVILWSMLTDGGIIPFELYELIPGFLFSSLAIVMFSKVGSAPTADMRREFEMAKRG
- a CDS encoding MurR/RpiR family transcriptional regulator, giving the protein MGNDNILNYLIENKDRMTKKHRYLVDYILKNHQDVTLMSAAELSKQVGVGKTTVLRFIHELGFDSFYALKKELLKLQKNYSNKWENLQSSYDRDDDGRVVNVVWKEQLRLLDDMMTPHLLENYDAAIDLMAKSRTINLLGMRPYRAAAIYMEALVREFSPGIRQLSQDSESIMDQVLHLDSEDVIVIFEYSPHLAKSVDVAEIAQQRGIPVIFITDNILSPIIKFSDIVLELNSSQQYFTLIPMMALIEIMVVELGQRKSSDSVDNIKQLSTLLKEKGYMVE
- a CDS encoding alpha/beta fold hydrolase, whose amino-acid sequence is MKTRRVHTYGSGGHSIEYSIAGSGQESVLLLHGGHSNCYETFSFGTLVEKGFTVVLPSRPGYGKTSKEIGGSLAEAGAHYIDLLNHLGIEKVHVLAVSAGGPSGIHLAAKYPDRVETLVLQSAVTKEWLGPEDALYRISRIIFHPRVEKVTWKLLSTFNNIFPNFVYRRMLPSFSTLSYEEAAGKMSEGDVEAVRKMNARQSSGEGFLIDLSQTGQITEQYLQDISCPTLIIHSRNDASVPTDHPLHAHENIPDSRLIMTDSWGHLIWLGKHAEEIDEAVVKFLKHPSERRV
- a CDS encoding CHAD domain-containing protein — translated: MKELQNVLHKRTEKLNKSHTDYGNNPYNPKTAHSLRVSSRKMRSLLNFLKHTFDEEEYDRLNRELKGLAQIYGPLRELDVLIGLCSDIALRQPDLSDHYTEMFKYLHQERAREMRRTFNKTNIRAAETAIESVDSAIHELSFEIDGDWDAYIGKRLKKRGRKLAEDYENVDMADYEAVHDIRKRAKKLRYAARYFGGLTSKKHKKIMKQAKKIQDEFGEVTDARINQHLLDQLAERVEDEDLKMTFQYMSRIEEQTRQP
- the ggt gene encoding gamma-glutamyltransferase; this translates as MIIATLSQGVLAADYEADYGTENDVAEANGGMVVSAHPLASEVGLDILESDGNAIDAAIAMQFTLNVVEPMMSGMGGGGFMVVHDGATGETTIVNSRERAPAGATPDMFLDEDGEPIPFEERVMQGTSVGVPGTLKGLDTAHQMWGTMAMPQLVEPAIHLASEGFPIDDVLAFSIEDSQEKLMESAASEVFFNDGEPLAEGDTLVQEDLAHTLQLISDNGIDYFYNSEIAEALANTVQEFGGSMEKDDLMQYDVTVDDPVWGEFKGYDIATMPPPSSGGVFLLQMLGILDGFDLSQYDIKSWEKYHLMAETMHLSYADRGEYAGDPEFVEVPIEGLLHPDYLEERRNLISLDSVIEEPEPGNPFDYQGGMADYDSVDQPGDRVDGQTTHFSVADQYGNVVSYTTTIEQVFGSGIMVPEYGFMLNNELTDFDAEPGGANEVQPNKRPLSSMTPTIVFDDGKPMMTVGSPGGQTIITSVLQTIINNFEYEMELQAAVEEPRIFTNGMENYTYEEGVPSDVIDRLNGMGHSFGDEPESLGNVNSILIDQENGSFRGVADSSRNGAAFGLEPVAQ